From the Deinococcus hopiensis KR-140 genome, one window contains:
- a CDS encoding beta strand repeat-containing protein, with product MTRQQASKQRKLLNLRYRPISVSGMGQLLLWSVLIWLFGLQAHVSAAAVLSVTPISWNVIGLDSNNVSVGPNRYPVGARVCNTGDAAATNVKASIFLDGGVTNPYISIFGQTSLGVFSLPAGSTPLPPYRLSNKPANCADFYFLVDISRNSGAYSSRVSDTATPAQRNTQLYHIEATADGLGTVSTPSNRELYVEKLISQGRNSITQFSGPTNVLVGGTYTYTLDGTTAPGGYEQLEVFTNFPNNIFQITNVSTTYTSPSGSVNSSVYADACGWENNRSSTSYHNNLTCIGPANYTGAKAGDVIHTQLTVKILSAGTATVQSTINDFSGSSYHYNADFGDAINSVTITASDPVSGPDMLISKTHTPMSVGAGGTYTLSVSNGGGTATNGWVTVTDTLPTGLSPTSATGAGWTCTVVSQTVTCKRSDALAAGASYPNISIPTSVSANKPTLVTNTATVYLTNDGNPASTSLDGNNSNNSASDPTNITASVDVKVTKVQMTPTGGGTVADAGNVVYEIQVINTGTTAADGAVVADPAVSGFNVTSVTCSSSSNNTSCPTSPISVAQFQSGVTIASFVKNSTLTFTVTGKAVANAAYKITNSAYASPATGFADTNPADNVATATTNIQNPAPVATNDSANGSLNTPVTLNVTGNDTDTAPGTVDVSTVDLDPATTGTQTSYTLASKGTFTVDSSGNVTFTPVTGFTGSAVINYLVKDNVGAVSNTATITITVSGTNFACTTPVGVSSDSQWAGKLYTLTGNTLTTLTPVWTLAQGAFAVGRAPDGVVYYVGAVNGLLYYYNPFTGVGGNVRNTGNTANIQIAQPQTYPDLTSTVTRLAVAPNGTAYAVVGNGTVYSFPTSGRVGSIPTTTVSTVGQLQDPKGVAVSATDGGDIFFDADGMGWAIMTDLVSGSPTNNQSVLWKLDLVSMTSGNLKVATPIAAVTLSGAVSTGTPLNGIADTGSALIVTDNNGKLSNFDLGVGNLSGSTTITPTLYDLATCTYRQFRPVLTLTKTSSPTSSVQSNATVTYTITVKNTGTAPATNVKLSDPIPANTTYVTNSTTLNGTAQTDAAGAMPFVTASAVKSTGNAYVYPGATLAAGNTATVQFKVTVNSSLPTGSSVITNTASLSFDPYVGSSSPLNATAINNVTPLVNLVKTVRNTAGGTASTGTIQAGPKDVLEYCLTYRSVRGPAQNYILTDPLNSMLTFVPDAYGSGKDMQWTQYAADGSTIQSTAYLTRGSGDDQGTFGTYTKGGVTTQNTVQFVLSVMSAADTAGSSGQLCFQAKVN from the coding sequence ATGACTCGACAACAGGCCAGCAAGCAGCGAAAGCTGCTCAATTTAAGGTACAGGCCTATAAGCGTTTCTGGTATGGGCCAATTATTGCTATGGAGTGTTCTGATCTGGCTTTTTGGCCTTCAGGCTCACGTATCTGCAGCAGCAGTGCTGAGCGTTACCCCGATCAGTTGGAACGTGATTGGGCTGGACAGCAACAACGTCAGTGTCGGCCCAAATCGTTATCCGGTGGGCGCTCGCGTCTGTAATACAGGTGACGCAGCAGCAACAAACGTCAAGGCCAGCATCTTCCTGGACGGTGGTGTCACCAACCCCTATATCAGCATCTTTGGACAGACCAGCCTGGGTGTATTTAGCCTGCCCGCCGGTTCCACTCCACTCCCCCCCTATCGGCTGTCGAATAAGCCTGCCAATTGCGCTGACTTTTATTTCCTGGTTGATATTTCCCGAAACAGCGGGGCCTATTCCAGCCGAGTCTCAGACACGGCTACGCCAGCCCAGCGCAATACTCAGCTCTACCATATTGAAGCGACTGCTGACGGCCTAGGTACCGTCTCCACTCCATCAAACCGGGAATTGTACGTTGAGAAGCTGATCTCGCAGGGACGCAACTCGATTACTCAATTTAGTGGTCCAACAAACGTACTGGTTGGCGGTACGTATACATACACTCTTGACGGAACCACAGCCCCGGGTGGGTACGAACAACTCGAAGTGTTTACCAATTTTCCGAACAATATTTTTCAGATCACAAACGTTAGTACGACCTATACTTCACCCTCGGGCAGTGTGAACAGTTCAGTTTACGCAGACGCGTGCGGATGGGAGAACAACCGCAGCAGCACCTCGTACCACAACAACCTGACGTGCATTGGTCCCGCGAACTACACCGGTGCAAAAGCGGGTGACGTCATCCATACCCAGCTGACGGTCAAGATCCTCTCGGCCGGTACCGCGACTGTTCAAAGTACCATCAACGACTTCTCGGGCAGCTCGTACCATTACAACGCCGACTTCGGTGACGCCATCAACTCCGTGACCATCACGGCCAGTGATCCAGTCAGTGGGCCGGACATGTTGATCTCCAAAACCCACACGCCGATGAGCGTGGGGGCAGGCGGGACGTACACGCTGTCGGTCAGCAACGGTGGGGGTACGGCCACCAACGGTTGGGTCACGGTCACGGACACCCTGCCCACCGGCTTGAGCCCGACATCGGCCACCGGAGCAGGTTGGACCTGCACCGTTGTCTCCCAGACGGTGACCTGTAAGCGGAGCGATGCCCTTGCCGCCGGCGCCTCCTATCCAAACATCTCCATCCCCACTTCTGTTTCGGCAAACAAACCTACGCTCGTCACCAATACTGCGACCGTCTATCTGACGAACGACGGAAATCCTGCTTCGACCAGCCTGGACGGCAACAACAGCAACAACTCAGCGTCTGACCCCACCAACATCACGGCGTCCGTTGACGTGAAAGTCACCAAGGTGCAAATGACGCCCACGGGGGGGGGTACGGTTGCCGATGCGGGAAATGTCGTCTACGAGATTCAAGTTATAAACACTGGAACGACCGCCGCAGACGGTGCAGTGGTGGCTGATCCTGCGGTCAGTGGTTTTAATGTAACGTCGGTGACCTGCAGTTCGAGCAGCAACAACACGTCTTGCCCGACCAGTCCAATCAGCGTGGCCCAATTTCAAAGTGGTGTGACAATCGCCTCGTTCGTCAAGAACTCGACGCTCACGTTCACAGTGACCGGGAAAGCGGTCGCAAACGCCGCTTACAAGATTACCAACTCGGCCTATGCGAGCCCGGCAACGGGTTTTGCAGACACCAACCCGGCCGATAACGTTGCTACAGCTACCACGAACATTCAGAACCCAGCGCCTGTCGCCACCAATGACAGCGCCAACGGTTCGCTCAACACGCCGGTCACCCTCAATGTCACCGGCAACGACACGGACACGGCACCCGGAACGGTGGACGTCTCCACAGTTGACCTTGATCCTGCCACCACTGGAACGCAAACGTCGTACACCCTGGCGAGTAAGGGAACCTTTACCGTGGACAGCAGTGGCAACGTGACGTTTACTCCGGTGACTGGGTTTACAGGATCGGCAGTGATCAACTACCTGGTGAAAGACAACGTTGGCGCAGTCAGTAACACCGCGACCATTACCATCACTGTCTCAGGCACTAACTTTGCCTGCACCACCCCCGTCGGCGTCTCTTCCGACAGCCAGTGGGCGGGGAAACTCTACACGCTGACGGGCAACACCCTGACCACCCTGACACCCGTATGGACGTTGGCGCAGGGAGCATTTGCCGTAGGCCGAGCGCCCGATGGCGTTGTGTATTACGTCGGCGCCGTAAACGGGCTTCTGTACTACTACAATCCTTTCACCGGCGTAGGCGGGAACGTCCGCAACACGGGCAATACCGCCAACATTCAGATCGCCCAACCTCAGACGTACCCGGACCTCACCAGCACAGTGACGCGCCTGGCCGTGGCACCGAACGGCACGGCTTATGCGGTCGTGGGGAATGGGACGGTATACAGCTTTCCCACGAGCGGACGGGTAGGGAGTATTCCCACGACCACCGTCAGCACCGTGGGTCAACTTCAGGATCCCAAAGGCGTTGCCGTCAGTGCAACGGACGGTGGTGACATCTTTTTCGACGCGGACGGCATGGGGTGGGCCATCATGACTGACCTGGTCTCGGGCAGCCCAACCAACAATCAGTCGGTGTTGTGGAAACTGGATCTGGTGAGCATGACTTCGGGCAACCTGAAGGTGGCCACGCCCATCGCAGCTGTTACGCTCAGCGGCGCGGTCAGCACCGGCACGCCCCTGAATGGGATTGCCGACACCGGATCAGCCCTCATCGTCACGGACAACAACGGCAAACTGTCGAACTTTGATCTGGGGGTGGGAAACCTCAGTGGGAGCACCACCATTACCCCGACGCTGTACGACCTCGCGACCTGCACCTACCGGCAGTTCCGTCCTGTCCTGACCTTGACCAAGACGTCCTCACCCACCTCCAGCGTGCAGTCGAACGCCACTGTGACCTACACGATCACCGTGAAAAACACGGGTACCGCACCTGCGACGAACGTGAAGCTGAGCGATCCTATTCCCGCCAATACCACGTATGTGACCAATTCCACCACGCTCAACGGCACAGCACAGACAGACGCAGCGGGAGCGATGCCCTTCGTCACTGCTTCGGCCGTCAAGAGTACTGGCAACGCCTACGTCTATCCTGGTGCGACGCTCGCTGCGGGGAATACCGCCACCGTGCAGTTTAAGGTAACTGTGAACTCGTCCTTACCCACAGGATCTTCTGTCATCACCAACACAGCGTCGTTGAGTTTTGACCCCTACGTTGGATCATCATCACCTTTGAATGCGACAGCGATCAATAATGTGACGCCGCTGGTTAACCTCGTCAAAACTGTTCGCAACACAGCTGGTGGAACAGCATCAACGGGCACTATTCAGGCTGGGCCCAAAGATGTGCTGGAGTATTGCCTCACTTACCGCAGCGTAAGGGGACCTGCGCAGAACTATATCCTGACTGACCCTCTGAACTCTATGCTCACCTTTGTGCCGGATGCATATGGCAGTGGTAAGGATATGCAGTGGACGCAATACGCTGCGGACGGTAGCACAATTCAGTCCACGGCTTACCTTACGAGGGGCAGTGGAGACGACCAAGGTACCTTCGGCACTTACACCAAGGGTGGAGTTACCACGCAGAACACGGTGCAGTTTGTTCTCTCTGTGATGTCCGCCGCAGATACCGCGGGGAGCAGTGGGCAGTTGTGCTTCCAGGCCAAGGTGAATTGA
- a CDS encoding transposase, translating into MATTQRHQGQIKAQATLWEVPDELWLRLASLLVIDKPRKKSGRPARDARSIFNGLIWLARTGSQWSQVPSCYGPKSTVHERFCAWEEHDCLRVAWNIVLEEYDQELGIAWKWLAADGSMVKAPLEKRGTPASRKPRGATPPTEEKPAVNEAS; encoded by the coding sequence ATGGCGACCACTCAACGCCATCAAGGCCAGATCAAAGCGCAAGCCACGCTCTGGGAAGTGCCGGATGAACTGTGGCTGCGGTTGGCGTCCCTGCTGGTGATCGATAAGCCTAGGAAAAAGAGCGGGCGTCCCGCACGGGACGCCCGCTCGATCTTCAACGGCTTGATCTGGCTGGCTCGAACCGGCAGCCAATGGAGTCAAGTGCCCAGCTGCTACGGTCCGAAATCAACCGTCCACGAACGGTTCTGTGCCTGGGAGGAGCACGACTGTTTGCGGGTCGCCTGGAACATCGTGTTGGAAGAGTACGACCAGGAATTGGGCATCGCGTGGAAATGGCTTGCGGCCGACGGGAGCATGGTCAAAGCCCCGTTGGAAAAAAGGGGGACGCCGGCATCCCGCAAGCCACGGGGAGCAACCCCACCGACCGAGGAAAAGCCGGCTGTCAACGAGGCCTCTTGA
- a CDS encoding branched-chain amino acid ABC transporter substrate-binding protein: MKNYTLILSTLLLSNAANAATVKIGVLAPVTGSISAIGLDVKRGAELAVAQRRAEFARMGITLETVLLDDQGDATTGAAQVENAMKDPLLLGVIGPTKSGVSLKVGEMLARSTNPLPFISPASTNDDLTKNKWTFFFRMTSPDGAQADTAATYIAREIKAKSVFIVSDNQTFANGIAGVLGAELKQRRISTQLGAANVGDVKAQAALVERIKAAKPDLVFYAGLYDGGGPFIRALRAAGVTTSFMGGNGLDSPEFVRLAQGDAGGTRFITGFGPVQNYVNGQNYISDFQKAYNTPPAVRSAFTYDSMNTMLNALANSYHSLRKVPTRAQLISAVQSVNSPTNRNVTGAIAFTPTGERRSSPMFVVEIDAHTLATNVIYGTRYAAPR, encoded by the coding sequence ATGAAGAACTACACCCTTATTTTGAGCACCCTCCTGCTGAGCAATGCCGCCAACGCCGCGACTGTCAAAATCGGTGTACTCGCGCCCGTCACTGGCTCCATCTCGGCCATTGGATTGGACGTCAAACGTGGCGCTGAACTGGCTGTGGCCCAACGTAGAGCCGAATTCGCCCGCATGGGCATCACGCTCGAAACCGTACTGCTTGATGACCAGGGTGACGCCACAACCGGCGCAGCGCAGGTTGAAAATGCCATGAAGGACCCCCTGTTGCTGGGCGTAATCGGGCCCACCAAGTCCGGCGTTTCGCTGAAAGTCGGCGAGATGCTCGCCAGGTCCACCAATCCCCTGCCGTTCATCTCTCCTGCGAGCACCAATGACGACCTGACCAAGAACAAGTGGACGTTCTTCTTCCGCATGACTTCCCCTGACGGCGCTCAGGCAGACACCGCTGCTACATACATTGCGCGGGAAATCAAAGCGAAATCCGTGTTCATCGTGAGCGACAACCAGACCTTTGCCAACGGCATCGCAGGCGTCCTCGGGGCAGAACTAAAACAGCGCAGAATCAGCACGCAACTGGGGGCAGCGAACGTCGGCGACGTCAAAGCGCAGGCTGCACTCGTAGAGCGCATCAAGGCTGCCAAACCTGACCTGGTGTTCTACGCAGGCCTGTATGACGGCGGCGGGCCCTTCATCCGGGCGTTGCGCGCGGCGGGCGTCACGACATCGTTCATGGGTGGCAACGGCCTGGACTCCCCTGAATTTGTCCGCCTGGCACAGGGGGACGCGGGTGGAACACGCTTTATCACCGGCTTCGGGCCTGTGCAGAACTACGTTAACGGGCAGAACTACATCAGTGACTTCCAGAAGGCCTACAACACGCCCCCCGCCGTTCGGTCCGCTTTCACGTATGACTCGATGAATACGATGCTTAACGCGCTTGCCAACAGCTACCACAGCCTCCGTAAGGTGCCTACCCGCGCCCAGCTGATCAGTGCCGTCCAGAGCGTCAACTCTCCCACCAACCGCAACGTGACTGGAGCCATCGCGTTTACGCCGACCGGTGAACGCCGCTCCTCACCTATGTTCGTCGTTGAGATTGACGCGCACACCCTCGCCACGAATGTCATTTACGGCACGCGTTATGCGGCCCCGCGCTAA
- a CDS encoding site-specific integrase has product MWEIAEWYLTQHAQAGLLVRPHTRMSYRTGVRQLTTFMAEHAWTVLSPERENVQGYVNSLLASGKSIATVQARAAAGRTLYATLREVGATKAVPFEGSRVPKDRRHPLEKNAPYPRRRMEDVLEKARDQVSRDPKRSARHLEVWALLLLLAHTGVRTDEALSLRWRGGHLGEDDARLMVRQRAQVA; this is encoded by the coding sequence TTGTGGGAGATCGCCGAGTGGTACCTCACCCAGCATGCCCAGGCCGGGTTGCTCGTCCGTCCGCACACCCGGATGAGCTACCGCACCGGCGTCAGGCAATTAACCACGTTCATGGCTGAGCACGCCTGGACTGTCCTGTCCCCGGAACGCGAGAACGTGCAGGGGTACGTCAACAGCCTGCTCGCTTCCGGCAAAAGCATCGCCACCGTCCAGGCCCGCGCCGCCGCGGGACGTACCCTCTATGCGACCCTGCGCGAGGTCGGCGCGACGAAGGCCGTTCCCTTCGAAGGGTCGCGCGTGCCCAAAGACCGCCGGCACCCGCTGGAAAAGAATGCGCCGTACCCAAGGCGGCGGATGGAGGACGTCCTGGAAAAAGCGCGCGACCAGGTGAGCCGTGATCCGAAACGTTCGGCGCGCCACCTGGAGGTGTGGGCGCTGCTGCTGCTGCTGGCCCACACGGGGGTGCGGACCGATGAGGCGCTGTCCCTCCGATGGCGAGGCGGGCACCTCGGCGAGGATGATGCCCGGCTGATGGTCCGGCAAAGGGCACAAGTCGCGTGA
- a CDS encoding DUF11 domain-containing protein: MKRSRVLSVFASLGLLSGLLPGLGPIGTGLAQTGTAPATTATPAGTEIRNQAVATFDPLESGGVSSAVSGVILTVVQSICAVSVQPDGTVQAPGQTAAIKSGAGAVFRYTVVNAGNETFEFPLLTRAEPGSAFVPDLRLVLDDRTPVTDAPVVQRLKLAPGERADLRLGVQTTMGMEGRAFVNVIAGCPDGNEGDANNVSQLVVAPPPALTVTKTFEPALIRPGDETTVTVTGRNAGAGESDEVVLSDPLYAQLDQGLVYVPGSARTSAGVLEYTADEQGWSTSEPTLVRNLRVRVPSLKPDDTFTLTFRMRAGEAAENHVIPNVATAVTGSQVVSGSAAVDVRYQPAVAIGPVGQPEVPENTPADVQTRELAVVGQQVCFDHTLKNTGDVRDLFTVTVTYPQGAAQPTLVGADGQPLAQPLPLDPGAEASVRICHTATRTGVLEALITANGARGTSNTTRDRVQGVEAGLPELVKTAVPDATRTLSQGEGIVYTLQVRNPYDRPLNGVTVRDPLPAHVDFVSASENGTVSGAVGEQVVTWNIGTLAAGEARTFTVAVKVSPRALDGEALRNVFSFVATEFGEALPSNEVVNPVWNAALQITKTVSSTSVTPGDRLTYTLRIRNLSATTNVENAVITDTPARGLEYLAGTTILDGKGFADPNISNGAMHWNVGVLPAGGTVEITYQLRVTAEATAELRNTVQVVGDGAGGTVRAIASNIATAVTRLNLLNFAPLSDILGTVFVDRNRNGLYDPQIDTPVERARIILAGGRLALTDKAGRYHFANVPFGTQALRLDPNTMPYLPLGVPQDEGLSGTRTVHVRGLTTVDFPLAPLAGDIAATRQTTLTVGDVRLEKTVQLTPQGYAVTLKVKTPHVLSEVNLNDPLPTGATLQEGRNTLSGSLPSGETTLTYRFVFPGGPDTAVTDPVLLWRN, from the coding sequence TTGAAGCGCTCCCGCGTGCTGTCCGTGTTCGCCTCCCTCGGTCTTCTCTCTGGCCTCCTGCCAGGCCTGGGCCCCATAGGTACAGGACTGGCCCAAACGGGCACTGCTCCCGCCACAACTGCGACGCCAGCTGGAACGGAAATCCGAAATCAGGCGGTGGCGACGTTCGATCCACTGGAGTCGGGCGGCGTCTCCTCAGCCGTGTCAGGCGTGATTCTTACCGTTGTGCAGTCCATCTGCGCCGTGAGTGTGCAACCCGACGGCACGGTACAGGCGCCTGGACAAACGGCCGCGATCAAGAGTGGTGCGGGAGCCGTTTTTCGCTACACCGTCGTGAATGCAGGCAATGAAACGTTCGAGTTTCCATTGTTGACTCGCGCTGAACCCGGCAGCGCCTTTGTACCGGACCTGCGGCTGGTGCTGGATGACCGCACACCGGTGACCGATGCGCCCGTGGTCCAGCGGCTCAAACTTGCACCTGGTGAGCGGGCGGATCTCCGCCTGGGCGTTCAGACCACAATGGGCATGGAAGGCAGAGCGTTTGTGAACGTCATTGCCGGTTGCCCAGATGGAAATGAGGGGGACGCCAACAACGTCAGTCAGCTTGTCGTGGCCCCACCTCCGGCCTTAACCGTCACCAAGACGTTCGAGCCGGCCCTGATTCGTCCCGGCGACGAGACCACGGTTACCGTCACGGGCCGGAACGCAGGCGCCGGAGAGAGCGACGAGGTGGTGCTTTCGGACCCACTGTACGCACAATTGGATCAGGGCTTGGTGTATGTCCCAGGGAGTGCCAGGACCAGCGCTGGCGTTCTGGAATACACGGCGGATGAGCAGGGCTGGAGCACCAGCGAGCCCACTCTGGTGCGTAACCTCCGAGTTCGCGTGCCCAGCTTGAAGCCAGACGACACCTTTACCCTGACGTTCCGCATGCGTGCTGGTGAGGCCGCTGAAAACCACGTGATTCCCAACGTGGCCACAGCCGTGACGGGTTCGCAGGTCGTCAGTGGCAGCGCTGCTGTGGATGTGCGCTACCAGCCTGCCGTTGCCATCGGGCCTGTGGGCCAGCCGGAAGTGCCGGAGAATACCCCTGCCGACGTACAGACGCGTGAACTGGCAGTGGTGGGGCAGCAGGTGTGTTTCGATCACACCCTGAAAAATACGGGGGACGTTCGAGATCTCTTCACCGTGACGGTAACCTATCCCCAAGGAGCGGCCCAGCCCACCCTCGTCGGGGCGGACGGACAACCCCTCGCGCAGCCCTTGCCCCTGGATCCTGGCGCCGAAGCCTCTGTGCGGATCTGCCACACGGCGACCCGCACGGGTGTACTGGAAGCACTGATTACGGCGAACGGTGCGCGGGGCACGAGCAATACGACCCGCGACCGGGTGCAGGGCGTAGAGGCTGGACTGCCGGAACTTGTCAAGACTGCTGTGCCCGACGCCACCCGTACGCTCTCTCAGGGTGAGGGCATCGTTTACACCCTGCAGGTCCGTAACCCCTACGATCGCCCCCTGAACGGTGTCACCGTGCGTGATCCACTGCCGGCACACGTCGACTTTGTGAGCGCTTCGGAAAATGGCACGGTGAGCGGCGCTGTCGGCGAGCAGGTCGTGACCTGGAATATCGGGACCCTGGCGGCGGGTGAGGCCCGCACATTCACTGTGGCCGTGAAGGTCAGTCCCCGCGCGTTGGACGGTGAAGCCCTCAGAAACGTGTTCAGCTTTGTTGCCACCGAGTTTGGCGAAGCGCTACCGAGCAATGAAGTCGTGAACCCCGTGTGGAACGCGGCGCTTCAAATCACCAAGACTGTGAGCAGTACGTCCGTTACGCCGGGGGACCGGTTGACGTACACCCTGCGTATTCGCAACCTCTCGGCCACCACCAATGTGGAAAACGCGGTGATTACCGACACGCCGGCCCGCGGGCTGGAGTACCTGGCGGGCACCACCATCCTGGACGGCAAGGGCTTTGCGGACCCCAACATCTCGAATGGCGCGATGCACTGGAACGTGGGCGTCCTGCCCGCCGGTGGAACAGTCGAGATTACGTATCAGCTCCGCGTGACGGCGGAGGCCACCGCCGAGCTCCGCAACACGGTGCAAGTGGTCGGAGACGGCGCGGGTGGTACGGTGCGCGCCATTGCCAGCAATATTGCCACTGCCGTCACTCGGCTGAACCTGCTGAATTTCGCACCACTGTCCGACATCCTCGGCACCGTATTCGTGGACCGCAACCGCAACGGCCTGTATGACCCTCAGATCGACACGCCTGTCGAGCGCGCGCGGATCATTCTCGCTGGGGGCCGCCTGGCCCTGACCGACAAAGCGGGTCGTTACCACTTTGCCAACGTGCCCTTCGGCACCCAGGCGCTGAGGCTCGATCCCAACACCATGCCTTACCTTCCCCTGGGTGTTCCGCAGGACGAGGGCCTGAGCGGCACCCGGACTGTGCATGTGCGGGGTTTGACCACTGTGGATTTCCCGCTGGCACCTCTGGCCGGTGACATTGCAGCCACCCGGCAGACCACGCTCACGGTCGGCGATGTGCGGCTGGAGAAGACCGTACAGCTGACGCCACAGGGCTACGCCGTCACGTTGAAGGTGAAAACGCCTCACGTGCTGTCTGAAGTTAACCTTAACGATCCATTGCCCACCGGGGCCACGCTGCAAGAAGGACGCAACACGCTCTCCGGTAGCCTCCCTTCAGGAGAAACGACCCTCACCTACCGCTTCGTGTTTCCGGGCGGCCCTGATACCGCCGTAACCGATCCGGTCCTGCTCTGGAGGAACTAA
- a CDS encoding DUF11 domain-containing protein, translating into MKASTKFLALLAALAAGSASAAGVTAGTSIKNVAVASFDDPNGGGLTSSSSQEVITTVLANPSFDIFYYNNTNDKTTAGGTLPTNYELSVKNGDEMQSAYTVSNAGNVNNYVVSLTADTTGTTAGSNPRPATNVKYFVDANGDGILQASERGASDALAVVQVTLPVDDITTNTDEGKVSIIQVITVPAGANPGEQYAVSPRGTGDTYVDNNGNPTNTPSGNTVQEATSDLQFARAVVYTPTVSTTPPVTNPPTPTPNPPLPPITPVPTPVYPDPNDPTPGNPKTYIGVIGDDQYAYPKADIDSTNEKVTFLNEVKNSGTIDDTVNLFPTNAGTINNNDGTFTIPVTLPNGTAGTATVRFLKADGSGLLPVVNNWPTLTVAANGGAANYRVEITYPDYDAVADSNPGPITVTIGVDSGNDAGTTADDTTNDVIYPSQLQFGDSTPALGAVSTPTPTEAVVVAASTGTSPNTTTDRTAMFLMDVANTGEYADTFKLNGSVSVPVSTSATASTVEVKYYLDNNGALGTQLTYDAVNKIYTTGTVAANTELKVWAVIDLPADALATSSNGSSNPLAVSQNVTSVYSGINRTDNNDLITITAVPTDPNTPTTPPASGVLVTKTVDKAAAKPGDNLQYTILAKNNFNASLKNFMVTESNSNTNGSGGTTNVFTWTTFQSVSATYSGSYVTGTVMYRFNSGAWSTSNAAPANVTRVDVAVDTNGDSNITAADTMAAGGQISVSMTVKVK; encoded by the coding sequence ATGAAAGCAAGCACGAAGTTTCTGGCCCTCCTCGCGGCCCTCGCCGCTGGTTCCGCCTCTGCTGCCGGCGTGACGGCCGGAACGTCCATCAAGAACGTGGCGGTGGCCTCCTTCGATGACCCGAATGGTGGCGGCTTGACGAGCTCGTCTTCGCAAGAAGTCATCACCACCGTCCTGGCCAACCCCAGCTTTGACATCTTCTACTACAACAACACCAACGATAAGACCACGGCGGGTGGCACTCTGCCCACCAACTACGAGCTGAGCGTCAAGAACGGCGACGAAATGCAGTCTGCCTACACGGTCAGCAACGCCGGTAACGTGAACAACTACGTGGTGTCGCTGACTGCGGACACCACCGGTACCACCGCTGGCAGCAACCCCCGCCCCGCCACCAATGTCAAGTACTTCGTGGATGCCAACGGTGACGGCATTCTCCAGGCGAGTGAGCGCGGCGCAAGTGACGCGCTCGCGGTCGTTCAGGTCACGCTTCCCGTCGACGACATCACCACGAACACGGACGAGGGCAAGGTCAGCATCATCCAGGTCATCACCGTACCTGCGGGCGCCAACCCTGGCGAACAGTACGCTGTCAGCCCCCGCGGTACGGGCGACACGTACGTTGACAACAACGGCAACCCCACCAACACCCCCAGCGGGAACACCGTGCAGGAAGCCACGAGCGATCTGCAGTTCGCGCGTGCCGTCGTGTACACCCCCACGGTCTCCACGACGCCCCCGGTCACCAATCCCCCCACCCCCACCCCCAATCCTCCCCTGCCGCCCATCACGCCCGTTCCCACCCCTGTGTACCCGGACCCCAACGATCCCACTCCGGGCAACCCCAAGACCTACATCGGCGTGATCGGCGACGACCAGTACGCCTACCCCAAGGCGGACATCGACAGCACGAACGAGAAGGTGACCTTCCTCAACGAGGTGAAGAACAGCGGCACCATCGACGACACCGTCAACCTGTTCCCCACCAACGCCGGCACCATCAACAACAATGACGGTACCTTCACCATCCCGGTCACCCTGCCCAACGGTACGGCCGGTACGGCGACGGTCCGGTTCCTGAAAGCGGACGGCAGCGGCCTGCTCCCCGTGGTCAACAACTGGCCCACGCTGACGGTGGCGGCCAATGGCGGCGCGGCCAACTACCGTGTGGAAATTACCTACCCCGACTACGACGCGGTGGCGGACAGCAACCCCGGCCCCATCACGGTCACCATCGGTGTCGACTCGGGCAACGATGCCGGCACGACGGCGGACGACACCACCAACGACGTGATCTACCCCAGCCAGCTCCAGTTCGGTGACTCGACCCCGGCTCTGGGCGCTGTGTCCACCCCTACCCCCACGGAAGCCGTGGTTGTGGCGGCCAGCACGGGCACCTCTCCCAACACCACGACGGACCGCACGGCCATGTTCCTCATGGACGTCGCGAACACGGGTGAGTACGCCGACACCTTCAAGCTGAATGGCTCGGTGAGCGTTCCGGTCTCCACCTCCGCTACGGCCTCCACCGTTGAGGTCAAGTACTACCTGGACAACAACGGTGCGCTGGGCACCCAGTTGACCTACGACGCGGTGAACAAGATCTACACCACGGGCACGGTGGCGGCCAACACGGAACTCAAGGTCTGGGCCGTGATCGACCTTCCTGCCGACGCCCTGGCCACCTCGTCCAACGGAAGCAGCAACCCCCTCGCTGTCAGCCAGAACGTGACCAGCGTGTACAGCGGCATCAACCGCACGGACAACAACGACCTCATCACCATCACTGCCGTGCCCACCGACCCCAACACCCCCACGACGCCCCCCGCGAGCGGCGTGCTGGTCACCAAGACCGTGGACAAGGCGGCGGCCAAGCCTGGCGACAACCTGCAGTACACCATCCTTGCCAAGAACAACTTCAACGCTTCCCTGAAGAACTTCATGGTCACGGAATCCAACAGCAACACGAACGGCTCGGGCGGCACGACCAACGTGTTCACCTGGACCACCTTCCAGAGTGTCAGCGCCACCTACAGCGGCTCGTACGTTACGGGCACCGTGATGTACCGCTTCAACAGCGGCGCCTGGAGCACCAGCAACGCGGCGCCGGCCAACGTGACCCGCGTGGACGTGGCGGTGGATACCAACGGTGACAGCAACATCACCGCTGCAGACACCATGGCCGCAGGTGGACAGATCAGCGTGAGCATGACCGTTAAAGTCAAATAA